One window from the genome of Podospora pseudocomata strain CBS 415.72m chromosome 6, whole genome shotgun sequence encodes:
- a CDS encoding hypothetical protein (EggNog:ENOG503P115), whose translation MDGSAPEQVNPAGPPRGKYLGDLAVVDIAPEGDLVLRVTFNTSKETLTAAKESKEPPTALKPTVKQGYRVQISVLKANSGYFNRLLGDTRFVEAKAVENALQKLSLSNVKPSEADLSELPIVEISEDDEASRTANLSLAFGDLMRILHRVPITTRPLAVRYLAIIAVLADRFDCTPLVSKWLAAIKFKFPPITTQNQNRTGPALSKSSEELLRQKILVSWLLDRPLVFQPSTRELVMYGSRRWCTLFDEEDEKSEHVYTAAWWDLPSGLEQELQLRRDCILNTVSSVPSHFLSLYISPSQSRPQCKLGYTSSPSCDSFQLGVAIKFLSNRNLLSFVDFAPKSYDKFHASGPPNDYIMSDVLHIIKTLKQCPAYQIDNNHRHCDLRGRMGRILEFVEARLGGGGVGINRVEWAKDRVEASWERRHGAEDGEERVLKYTSSMSSDQRLRYGGAFAAEKLAREVFTADEWDWTAGENEGETEGISFGKWKLGEKSFPK comes from the coding sequence ATGGACGGCTCCGCTCCGGAACAAGTCAACCCGGCCGGCCCGCCTCGGGGAAAATATCTTGGCGATCTGGCTGTGGTCGACATAGCTCCTGAGGGTGACCTTGTCCTTCGTGTCACCTTCAACACGTCGAAAGAAACACTCACGGCAGCCAAAGAGTCAAAGGAGCCACCAACGGCTCTCAAGCCCACAGTGAAGCAAGGCTACAGGGTGCAAATATCTGTTCTAAAAGCCAATTCAGGGTACTTCAACCGTTTGCTAGGGGACACACGGTTTGTGGAAGCCAAGGCAGTTGAAAATGCCCTCCAAAAGCTGTCCCTATCAAACGTAAAACCCTCCGAAGCAGACCTTTCCGAGCTGCCAATCGTCGAAATCAGTGAAGATGACGAAGCCTCCCGTACCGCCAACCTCAGCTTGGCCTTCGGTGACCTGATGAGGATCCTTCATCGagtccccatcaccaccaggcCCCTCGCCGTCCGCTACCTGGCCATCATTGCCGTCCTAGCAGATCGCTTCGACTGCACCCCCTTAGTATCCAAATGGCTAGCCGCAATCAAGTTCAAattcccccccatcaccacccaaaaccaaaaccgaACCGGCCCAGCCCTCTCCAAGTCCTCCGAagagctcctccgccaaaaGATCCTCGTCTCCTGGCTTCTCGACCGCCCATTAGTCTTCCAACCCTCCACTCGCGAGCTAGTCATGTACGGCTCAAGACGATGGTGCACCCTCttcgacgaagaagacgaaaaGTCCGAACACGTCTACACAGCAGCATGGTGGGATCTCCCCTCCGGTCTCGAACAAGAACTCCAGCTCCGCCGGGACTGCATCCTCAACACCGTCTCCTCCGTCCCATCacacttcctctccctctacaTCTCCCCCTCGCAGTCTCGCCCCCAGTGCAAGCTAGGCtacacctcctctcccagctGCGACTCTTTCCAATTAGGGGTAGCTATCAAATTTCTCTCCAAccgcaacctcctctcctttgTCGATTTTGCCCCAAAGTCGTACGATAAATTCCATGCTTCTGGCCCGCCAAATGACTACATCATGTCTGACGTCTTGCACATAATCAAGACTCTTAAGCAATGCCCGGCGTATCAAATCGATAACAACCACAGGCATTGCGATCTGAGGGGTAGGATGGGCAGGATATTGGAATTTGTCGAGGCCAGGCtgggaggtggcggggtgGGTATCAATCGGGTAGAGTGGGCGAAGGATAGAGTGGAAGCTTCCTGGGAAAGGAGGCACGGGgcggaagatggggaggaaagggtCTTGAAGTATACCAGCTCAATGAGCTCTGATCAGAGGCTAAGATACGGGGGTGCATTTGCGGCAGAGAAGTTAGCAAGAGAGGTATTCACAGCCGATGAGTGGGATTGGACAGCCGGAGAAAATGAAGGGGAGACAGAAGGAATCAGCTTCGGAAAATGGAAGCTTGGGGAGAAGTCTTTTCCCAAATGA